Proteins encoded by one window of Nitrospirota bacterium:
- a CDS encoding single-stranded DNA-binding protein: protein MVSGTGRLTAKPELRYSGAGKAVATFRVAVNELIPGKKDPVASFFNVVSFGKAAERHAEKIEKGQLVEVHGRLRENRYVKDGQKRSRVEIVALSVMRLSKNGNGNGNGHTAEPPTEQDLPVEPE, encoded by the coding sequence ATGGTATCGGGTACTGGGAGACTCACGGCGAAGCCGGAGCTTCGTTACAGCGGGGCGGGCAAGGCCGTCGCGACGTTTCGCGTCGCGGTGAACGAGCTGATTCCCGGCAAGAAGGACCCCGTCGCGAGCTTTTTCAACGTGGTCAGTTTCGGCAAAGCGGCCGAGCGACACGCCGAAAAGATCGAGAAGGGCCAACTGGTCGAGGTGCACGGGCGTCTGCGTGAGAACCGGTACGTGAAGGACGGGCAGAAGCGCAGCCGAGTCGAGATCGTGGCGCTAAGCGTCATGCGTCTCTCGAAAAACGGCAACGGCAATGGCAACGGCCACACGGCCGAGCCGCCCACGGAACAGGATCTTCCGGTCGAGCCGGAGTAG
- a CDS encoding STAS-like domain-containing protein, with amino-acid sequence MRIYDLVQGPLCVSARDGDRVCDRIIPLLRQGRKVVLSFDQIETVIAAFLNAAIGRLYGEFQGEDIRKLLSVEEMQPEDLQTLKLVVENAKAYFKQRGASAEAGDVRLRS; translated from the coding sequence GTGAGGATTTACGACCTCGTGCAGGGACCCCTGTGCGTGTCGGCCCGAGACGGAGACCGGGTGTGCGATCGAATCATTCCCCTGCTTCGTCAGGGCCGGAAAGTCGTGCTCTCGTTCGATCAGATCGAAACGGTCATCGCGGCGTTCCTCAATGCGGCGATCGGCCGACTCTATGGAGAGTTCCAGGGAGAGGACATCCGCAAGCTGCTCTCGGTCGAAGAGATGCAACCGGAGGACCTCCAGACGCTGAAACTCGTCGTGGAGAACGCGAAGGCCTACTTCAAGCAGCGTGGGGCGTCAGCGGAGGCCGGGGATGTGCGTCTGCGGTCATGA
- a CDS encoding PD-(D/E)XK nuclease family protein, producing MPSPPLRSTDDDMKNHRVLASRRAFIPPPATGADAPRSEAVAGGGIIRGSNSRLERYDDCPSWFKMQYLDKIPAPTVTPLVVGIEFHAFAETYVRHCIEAGVESDFDWGTAKALEFGRNLHEDEAEDAARIIGRFIRDYRVENPADHVGVELGAAFDRDWCEVPWDDRRKVYFRFRLDHVLWERTVGGDEMEGEDSGSRTLVIEDFKSDRVIERHQTVGSSKQLKRYALAAALMWPESIGPEIRVRLFYARFGARRQAVIPAAELPSIRDEIDARMAEIQAERKWEPKAGAHCAFCSYPTRCKLFGEIWGWGPLALGTRGDAEDAARQLMFIRGLEKSYTERLRAWAGANGDMDLGDGSHLGLVPINKVVLNESDKVVEVLKGLGVGEEGCRKALKSTQAGIEAALRTLGRGKAKDLLPEVLEKAGTKDTQIRFQRYKDPEAEAKAAAAAEGEAA from the coding sequence ATGCCGTCCCCTCCGCTTCGCTCCACGGACGACGACATGAAGAATCATAGGGTCCTTGCGTCGCGCCGGGCGTTCATCCCACCACCTGCAACAGGCGCGGATGCGCCTCGTTCCGAGGCGGTTGCAGGTGGTGGGATCATTCGCGGGAGCAACAGCCGGCTCGAACGGTACGATGACTGCCCGAGCTGGTTCAAGATGCAGTACCTGGACAAGATCCCGGCGCCCACAGTGACCCCGCTCGTCGTCGGCATCGAGTTCCACGCGTTCGCGGAGACCTACGTCAGGCACTGCATTGAAGCGGGCGTGGAATCGGACTTCGATTGGGGAACGGCCAAGGCCCTCGAGTTCGGCAGGAACCTCCACGAGGATGAAGCGGAGGACGCAGCCCGGATCATCGGGCGATTCATCCGGGACTACCGGGTCGAAAACCCGGCGGACCACGTCGGCGTGGAGCTGGGAGCAGCCTTCGACCGGGACTGGTGCGAGGTGCCGTGGGACGACCGGCGAAAGGTGTACTTCCGATTCAGACTGGACCACGTCCTTTGGGAACGGACGGTGGGGGGCGACGAGATGGAGGGGGAAGACAGCGGAAGCCGAACGCTTGTGATCGAAGATTTCAAAAGCGACCGGGTCATCGAACGCCATCAGACGGTCGGGAGTTCCAAACAGCTGAAGAGGTACGCGCTGGCCGCGGCGCTCATGTGGCCGGAGAGCATCGGCCCGGAAATCCGGGTCCGGCTCTTCTACGCGCGGTTCGGGGCGCGGCGCCAGGCCGTGATCCCGGCGGCCGAGCTCCCCTCCATCCGCGATGAAATCGACGCCCGCATGGCGGAGATCCAGGCCGAGCGCAAATGGGAGCCCAAGGCGGGAGCCCACTGCGCGTTCTGCTCGTACCCGACGCGGTGCAAACTCTTCGGCGAAATCTGGGGGTGGGGACCGCTCGCCCTCGGGACGAGGGGGGACGCGGAAGACGCCGCGAGGCAGCTCATGTTCATCCGAGGACTCGAAAAATCCTACACGGAGCGGCTGAGGGCCTGGGCCGGCGCCAACGGAGACATGGACCTCGGAGACGGGTCGCATCTGGGGCTCGTTCCGATCAACAAGGTGGTCCTCAATGAAAGCGACAAGGTGGTCGAGGTCCTGAAAGGCCTCGGCGTCGGCGAAGAAGGCTGCCGGAAGGCCCTCAAGAGCACGCAGGCCGGGATCGAAGCGGCCCTCCGAACCCTCGGCCGGGGCAAGGCAAAGGATCTCCTGCCGGAGGTCCTGGAAAAGGCCGGGACGAAAGATACGCAGATCCGGTTCCAACGGTACAAGGATCCGGAGGCCGAGGCGAAGGCGGCAGCTGCCGCGGAGGGGGAGGCCGCATGA
- a CDS encoding DUF1273 family protein has translation MTISKGITGLGLGPETDFAELCMEMKVPFVAAIAYDGWERDWPEESRKHYWDLLEKAEDVVFVCGRGYGPWKIPQRNKWIIGQAEALIAVWNERAGLVGECVKAAVGNGLRVKIIDPRWYGREGQQAA, from the coding sequence ATGACCATCTCGAAGGGGATCACGGGATTGGGACTCGGCCCGGAAACCGATTTTGCGGAGCTGTGCATGGAGATGAAGGTCCCGTTCGTCGCGGCCATCGCTTACGATGGATGGGAGAGAGACTGGCCGGAAGAATCGCGCAAGCACTACTGGGACCTCCTGGAGAAAGCGGAGGACGTGGTCTTCGTCTGCGGGCGAGGCTACGGACCGTGGAAGATCCCCCAACGAAATAAGTGGATCATCGGGCAGGCGGAAGCTCTGATCGCCGTCTGGAATGAAAGAGCCGGACTCGTGGGGGAGTGTGTGAAAGCCGCGGTGGGAAATGGGCTGCGGGTGAAAATCATCGATCCAAGATGGTACGGCCGCGAGGGCCAACAAGCGGCATGA
- a CDS encoding DNA cytosine methyltransferase, with amino-acid sequence MAKERVIYAADLFCGAGGTSTGLALACRQLGVEIDLLAINHWDTAIETHRTNHPWARHLHSRLQDVDPKKVVPSGRLHLLVASPECTHHSRARGGRPVNDQLRASGWLVLKWLQELYVENVLIENVTEFREWGPLGADGRPLKGQKGETYRAFLNAIRSLGYRVEEGVLNAADYGDATTRERLFILGRRPAHKRIEWPVPTHSREKTKGLFGTLKPWRPAKDIIDWSLPGESIFRRKRPLSAKTLARIEAGLRKFGGKAAEPFLVLLRGTSKTRSVKLPLPTITAGGGHVGVVQPFLLAIDHHGGNGQQVRDVKDPVAAITTKARIALCEPFILSHRTFKNEAVDSIHRPLRTLVGTGRDIKVVQPFVISAGGPEGQGRKPKSVGEPLSTVLTENRSSLRSRYGGVGRALVQPFIVEVGHGGADSHRAHSAEAPLGTVTAVNHYGVVDPHLIKFYKDAKTQNQPVTRPLDTITTRDRFGLVHPLLGEGKDGTRYAIDILFRMLRPGELAAAMGFGRDYRFSGTQSAQVRQIGNAVPVKLAMNLCLSLLSEVAARMEAGGKETKEQDAKQAA; translated from the coding sequence ATGGCGAAGGAGCGGGTCATTTACGCCGCGGACCTCTTCTGCGGCGCCGGCGGGACCTCGACGGGTCTGGCGCTGGCCTGCCGTCAGCTCGGCGTGGAGATCGACCTCCTGGCGATCAATCACTGGGACACGGCCATCGAAACCCACCGGACGAATCATCCATGGGCCAGGCACCTCCACTCACGACTCCAGGACGTCGACCCCAAGAAAGTCGTCCCCAGCGGGCGACTCCATCTCCTGGTCGCCAGTCCCGAGTGCACGCACCACAGCCGGGCCAGAGGCGGCCGGCCGGTCAACGACCAGCTGCGCGCGTCCGGGTGGCTCGTCCTCAAGTGGCTTCAGGAACTCTATGTCGAGAACGTCCTCATCGAGAACGTCACGGAGTTCAGGGAATGGGGGCCGCTGGGCGCGGATGGACGGCCCCTCAAGGGCCAGAAAGGAGAGACCTACCGGGCTTTCCTGAACGCCATCCGGTCGCTCGGATATCGGGTCGAAGAAGGGGTGCTCAATGCCGCCGATTATGGAGATGCGACGACGCGGGAGCGGCTGTTCATCCTGGGGCGGCGTCCGGCACACAAACGGATCGAGTGGCCGGTCCCCACGCACTCGCGAGAAAAGACAAAAGGGCTCTTCGGGACGCTGAAGCCCTGGCGTCCGGCGAAGGACATCATCGACTGGTCCCTACCGGGGGAGTCGATTTTCAGGCGGAAAAGACCGCTGTCGGCGAAGACCCTGGCGCGCATTGAAGCCGGACTCAGGAAATTCGGCGGGAAGGCGGCGGAGCCTTTCCTCGTGCTCCTGCGGGGAACGAGCAAGACACGCAGCGTGAAGCTGCCCTTGCCGACGATCACGGCCGGAGGCGGACACGTAGGTGTTGTTCAGCCCTTCCTGCTGGCCATCGATCACCACGGTGGAAACGGCCAACAGGTGAGAGACGTAAAGGATCCGGTTGCCGCGATCACCACCAAAGCGCGCATCGCGCTGTGCGAGCCGTTCATTCTGTCGCACCGGACGTTCAAGAACGAGGCGGTGGATTCGATCCATCGGCCGCTACGAACGCTCGTCGGCACGGGCCGGGACATCAAGGTGGTACAGCCTTTTGTGATCTCGGCGGGAGGTCCTGAAGGACAGGGACGGAAGCCGAAGAGCGTCGGAGAGCCTCTCAGCACCGTTCTCACGGAAAACCGATCCAGCCTTCGCAGCCGCTACGGCGGAGTAGGCAGGGCGCTCGTCCAGCCCTTCATCGTTGAAGTCGGGCACGGCGGAGCCGATAGCCACCGGGCCCACTCGGCCGAGGCCCCACTGGGGACGGTCACCGCAGTAAACCACTACGGGGTGGTGGATCCCCATCTGATCAAATTCTACAAGGACGCGAAAACGCAGAACCAGCCGGTGACACGACCACTCGACACGATTACCACACGGGACCGGTTCGGACTCGTCCATCCCCTCCTTGGGGAGGGCAAGGATGGAACGCGCTACGCGATCGACATCCTGTTCCGGATGCTGAGGCCGGGCGAACTTGCGGCGGCCATGGGATTCGGCAGGGACTACCGATTCAGCGGCACCCAGAGCGCCCAGGTGCGGCAGATCGGCAACGCGGTACCGGTGAAACTGGCCATGAACCTTTGCCTCTCGCTCCTCAGCGAGGTCGCCGCGCGAATGGAAGCCGGCGGGAAAGAGACGAAAGAACAAGATGCGAAACAGGCAGCGTGA
- a CDS encoding DUF433 domain-containing protein codes for MTRIARDPHICGGSPCVKGTRIPVSVILSHLAAGESLDELLGGFQGLTREDVYACLAYAAMSLSDQQATP; via the coding sequence ATGACGAGAATCGCTCGGGACCCGCACATCTGCGGTGGCTCACCTTGCGTCAAGGGTACCCGCATCCCCGTGTCTGTGATCCTCTCACACTTGGCGGCAGGAGAGAGTTTGGATGAACTCCTTGGCGGATTTCAGGGTTTGACCCGTGAGGACGTTTACGCCTGCCTGGCCTACGCCGCCATGAGCCTTTCCGATCAGCAGGCCACGCCTTGA
- a CDS encoding DUF5615 family PIN-like protein → MKFFVDENVSRDAVEVLRFFGHDVTYVNETADRGRPDTWVFERAQKEGRLIVTRDRALAGKCKSGSTGGILIAEGNLTREEEARLVRKYLSVSDPGHIRGKLVVLVPGKAPEYL, encoded by the coding sequence GTGAAGTTCTTCGTTGACGAAAACGTCTCACGAGATGCCGTTGAGGTCCTGCGTTTTTTCGGTCATGACGTCACCTATGTGAATGAGACGGCCGACCGGGGCCGCCCTGACACTTGGGTGTTTGAGAGGGCCCAGAAGGAGGGAAGGCTGATCGTGACTCGAGACCGTGCTCTGGCGGGAAAGTGCAAGAGTGGATCAACCGGCGGCATCTTGATTGCCGAGGGCAATCTGACTCGCGAGGAGGAAGCCCGTTTGGTTCGGAAATATCTTTCTGTCTCCGACCCTGGGCACATTCGAGGCAAACTGGTCGTTCTCGTACCGGGAAAAGCTCCAGAGTATCTGTAG